TCGCGCCCTCGGCTAGACCGTTCGAGAGCGGGCGGTTGCGCACGAGTGTGCCGGCGCCGGTCGAGATCTGCACCATCGTCGCAGCTATCGGCTGGTCGCTGGACAGAACGGCGGACCCGCGGAAGCCTGCCGGCAGCCCAGATACACTCCCGGCGAAGAGAGAAGAGCTAGCACCGGGGGCCAGAGTGTATGAACCACCGTTGATAGCAGTGCCGCTGTTTTCAGCATAAAAGGTTACCACTACTGTGGCAGTCCCCGAGCCGATGTTCTGATAAGTTATGGACGTCGTAAACGAAGCGGTGTAGGCCGTGTCCGCCTTCGCAGTGCCTAAGCTACCAACTGCAATCGCGGAGGCGGCGAGAAGAGGGATCAGTCTGCTTTTCTTCATGTTCTCACACTCCTAAGCTCGGCAACCTTGCCGAATGCGCCTTGTGTATAAGCGTTAGCCCTACAGCATTCAATAGTCCGAATGTGTTAGGCCGGGTCTAAACGGACTGAAGTAAGATTTGACACATGCTTCGCGTGAAATTTTTGTCGCTCTGTCTGTCACTTACTGTGGTTATGATGCTGTCGTCGGCCTGCAACAGCACTCAGGCGACACCCGCGTCGAATAGCACGCCGCTTAGTTCCCCGTTACCGTCGCCACTGGCTAAGCCGATGATTACACCTGTTCAAAGCGCATCTGCGGTTACCGGCGTGATCCTGTCTAAGGAAAGTGGCCAGCCATTGAGCGGCATCTCCGTTCATCTGGCAGAGGTTTTCCGGCAAGGCAACGAAGCAGCCTATATCCTGAATACCGCGACCAGCCCCAGCACGGTTACCGATCGGGCCGGTCAGTTCGCTATCTCGAATATCCCTCCTCGAGAATATGTTATTGTCATCGGCGACCCTGGTGCTCGTTATGCCATTCTTACTGAACCGGATGGTAGAGCGAAGGTGTGGAGCACACAACCAGGCAAGATACTTGATATAGGCATACACAGTGTCACTCTCCAATAGAAGAGCGCTGGCCGTAATTGTCGCGAGTACTCTGATCGCTCCGGCGTCCTTCGGCCCCGGCGGTGTAGAAAAACCTCGGCGCGGCCAAGTAGTCCTTGAGCGACATGCCCGCTTGGTCGCGCTTGGAGAGGATCGGATCATCGAACGGCCACCGGATGCCGATGTCCGGATCGTTCCACAGCACCACGCCCTCCGCCGCCGGAGCGTAGTAAGCATCGCATTTGTATTGCACCTCGGCGACTTCGGACAGCACGGCAAAGCCATGCGCGAAGCCGACCGGCACCAGCAATTGCCGCGCGTTATCCGGTGATAGCTCTATGCCGACCCACTGCGCAAATGTCGGCGAACCCACCCGCAGGTCCACCGCCACATCGAGGATGCGACCGAGCGTGCAGCGCACCAACTTCGTTTGCGGCGCCGACATGTCTTGAAAGTGCAGCCCGCGCAGCACTTTGTGCACCGAGCGCGAATGGTTGTCCTGGACGAACTCGTGCGTGATGCCCCAGGCAGCGAACTCACGCTTGTTGTAGCTTTCGAGGAAAAACCCTCGCGCATCGCAAAATACGTCTGGCTCGATCACCAACACGCCGTCTAGATTCGTCTTCGTAACACGAATGCCCATGTGATGACTGTCGTGCCGGCGATGCACTTCCGCCGGCGAATTCGATTGCTCCCCTCCCTCTCTATCACCGAGCATCATACCTGTTCGACAACCCACGCCGTCGCTATAATGTCGGTGAGTTGTCGTATGGCTGAGACATTCGTATTTGCGGCGAAGGTGGACGAAGTCAAGGAAGGTGAGATCAAAGCCGTGATCGTTGACGAGACGCCTATCGCGCTCACCAAGCTGAACGGCGAGGTGCGCGCCTTCGGCGACA
The window above is part of the Candidatus Roseilinea sp. genome. Proteins encoded here:
- the rfbC-2 gene encoding dTDP-4-dehydrorhamnose 3,5-epimerase, whose translation is MGIRVTKTNLDGVLVIEPDVFCDARGFFLESYNKREFAAWGITHEFVQDNHSRSVHKVLRGLHFQDMSAPQTKLVRCTLGRILDVAVDLRVGSPTFAQWVGIELSPDNARQLLVPVGFAHGFAVLSEVAEVQYKCDAYYAPAAEGVVLWNDPDIGIRWPFDDPILSKRDQAGMSLKDYLAAPRFFYTAGAEGRRSDQSTRDNYGQRSSIGE